In the Taeniopygia guttata chromosome 12, bTaeGut7.mat, whole genome shotgun sequence genome, one interval contains:
- the GATA2 gene encoding endothelial transcription factor GATA-2, which translates to MEVATDQPRWMAHHAVLNGQHPDSHHPGLAHNYMEPAQLLPPDEVDVFFNHLDSQGNPYYANSAHARARVSYSQAHARLTGSQMCRPHLIHSPGIPWLDSSKAALSAHHHNPWTVSPFTKTPLHPSAAGAPGAISVYPGSSTSSTASVSSLTPASHSGSHLFGFPPTPPKEVSPDPNSTSAASPSSSAGARQEDKDSIKYQVSLSEGMKMESASPLRSSLTSMGAQPSTHHPIPTYPSYVPAAHDYSSSLFHPGSFLGGPASSFTPKPRSKARSCSEGRECVNCGATATPLWRRDGTGHYLCNACGLYHKMNGQNRPLIKPKRRLSAARRAGTCCANCQTTTTTLWRRNANGDPVCNACGLYYKLHNVNRPLTMKKEGIQTRNRKMSNKSKKSKKGSECFEELSKCMQEKSSPFSAAALASHMAPMGHLPPFSHSGHILPTPTPIHPSSSISFGHPHPSSMVTAMG; encoded by the exons ATGGAGGTGGCCACGGATCAGCCTCGCTGGATGGCCCACCACGCCGTGCTCAACGGGCAGCACCCCGACAGCCACCACCCCGGGCTGGCTCACAACTACATGGAACCAGCGCAGCTCCTACCTCCGGATGAAGTCGACGTCTTCTTCAACCACCTGGACTCCCAGGGCAACCCTTACTACGCCAATTCCGCCCATGCCCGGGCCAGGGTCTCCTACAGCCAGGCACACG CCCGCCTGACCGGGAGTCAAATGTGCCGGCCTCATCTTATCCACAGCCCCGGGATCCCTTGGCTGGACAGCAGCAAGGCGGCACTGTCTGCCCATCACCACAACCCCTGGACCGTCAGCCCCTTCACTAAGACACCCCTTCACCCCTCGGCGGCCGGAGCACCTGGGGCCATCTCGGTGTACCcgggcagcagcacctccagcaccGCCTCCGTGTCTTCGCTCACCCCGGCCTCGCACTCCGGCTCCCACCTCTTCGGCTTCCCCCCGACCCCTCCCAAGGAAGTGTCCCCCGACCCCAACTCCACCAGCGCCGCCTCCCCTTCTTCCTCCGCCGGGGCTCGGCAGGAGGACAAAGACAGCATCAAGTACCAAGTGTCGCTGTCGGAGGGGATGAAGATGGAGAGCGCCAGCCCGCTCAGAAGCAGCCTCACCAGCATGGGGGCCCAGCCCTCTACCCACCATCCCATCCCCACCTACCCCTCCTACGTGCCGGCAGCCCACGACTACAGCAGCAGCCTGTTCCACCCGGGCAGCTTCCTGGGGGGCCCCGCGTCCAGCTTCACGCCCAAGCCGCGGAGCAAGGCCAGGTCCTGTTCGG AAGGCAGAGAGTGCGTGAACTGTGGAGCGACTGCTACCCCTCTGTGGAGAAGAGATGGCACCGGGCATTACCTGTGTAACGCCTGCGGGCTCTACCACAAAATGAACGGTCAGAACCGACCTCTCATTAAACCCAAGCGAAGGCTG TCAGcggccaggagagcagggacttgTTGTGCCAACTGTCAGACAACCACCACGACCTTATGGCGACGTAATGCAAACGGGGACCCAGTTTGTAATGCCTGTGGACTCTACTATAAATTGCACAAT GTGAACAGGCCTCTGACCATGAAAAAGGAAGGAATTCAGACCAGGAATAGGAAAATGTCCAACAAatcaaagaaaagcaagaaaggcTCTGAGTGTTTTGAGGAACTGTCCAAGTGCATGCAGGAGAAGTCGTCTCCCTTCAGCGCTGCTGCCCTTGCCAGTCACATGGCACCCATGGGGCATTTGCCCCCTTTCAGCCACTCTGGACACATCCTACCAACACCTACCCCCATCCACCCATCTTCCAGCATCTCATTTGGACACCCACACCCATCCAGCATGGTTACAGCCATGGGATAA